A genomic stretch from Candidatus Paceibacterota bacterium includes:
- a CDS encoding histidine phosphatase family protein, with protein MLKIYLARHGQNVDNQNGILNGHRDEPLTEKGIEQAHEIADKIKDAEIIFDAVFSSPLSRAFQTAQVIVETVGAPEPLKDELLIERDFGIMTGRMVSEIESICAPDIIKTETVIYFLDPEGAETFPDLMARGALVLDKINKNHQLGNVLLVCHGDIGKMIYAKYYNLDWQTTLTQFEFRNCDMLLLSPDSPAETAHAFKIE; from the coding sequence ATGCTAAAAATCTACCTCGCACGGCACGGGCAAAATGTGGATAACCAGAACGGAATCCTCAACGGTCATAGGGACGAGCCTCTGACCGAGAAAGGTATCGAGCAGGCACATGAGATTGCGGACAAAATCAAAGATGCCGAGATAATTTTCGACGCAGTATTTAGCTCGCCACTTTCGCGCGCATTTCAAACAGCCCAAGTGATTGTTGAAACAGTGGGGGCGCCTGAGCCGCTAAAAGATGAGTTGCTCATCGAACGCGATTTTGGAATTATGACAGGGCGAATGGTCTCGGAAATTGAATCAATATGCGCGCCAGATATTATTAAAACCGAGACCGTTATCTACTTTTTGGATCCAGAAGGCGCCGAGACATTTCCCGACCTTATGGCGAGAGGGGCGCTGGTTCTCGACAAAATTAACAAAAATCATCAATTGGGCAATGTACTACTCGTATGCCATGGAGATATTGGTAAGATGATCTATGCTAAATATTACAATTTAGATTGGCAAACAACACTGACGCAGTTTGAGTTCCGTAACTGTGACATGCTGCTCCTCTCACCAGATTCACCAGCGGAAACTGCGCATGCGTTTAAAATTGAATAG